One stretch of Dromaius novaehollandiae isolate bDroNov1 chromosome 39, bDroNov1.hap1, whole genome shotgun sequence DNA includes these proteins:
- the ZNF865 gene encoding LOW QUALITY PROTEIN: zinc finger protein 865 (The sequence of the model RefSeq protein was modified relative to this genomic sequence to represent the inferred CDS: inserted 1 base in 1 codon), whose translation MEANVSEESVHFQSYPFDFLDFLNQQRFEPPEPYGHEPPKAPPAPAGPPPPFDYPPPPPPPAAPPSSAPSPRTSRPRAXSPSTSSSSSSSSSSAKKGEAAPPFPPAPPAQPLFDAAAAFGPPQWGIVDLSGHQHLFGGLKRPAVPPVPVPVPVPPAVPPPGEAASAREEKGYFRRLRYLVERRFPCGVCPKAFKQSSHLVQHMLVHTGERPYECGTCGRSYNHVSSLVRHRRCHRDGAELPAASTAVSPVPPVPPVPPVPPPPPEGPFTCSLCWKVFKKPSHLHQHQIIHTGEKPFSCSACGKSFNRRESLKRHVKTHAALLRLPCAVCGKEFRDAAYLLRHQAAHAGPRPHHACEVCGKAYAAPQSLLRHRQVHAAAKASSSASSSSSSSAYPGGSQGPAAEAEGKAGLAGAAGGLLGAHPLLLPGGKSFCCGICGRGFGRRETLKRHERIHTGEKPHQCAVCGKRFRESFHLSKHHVVHTRERPYKCELCGKAFGYPQSLTRHKQIHRLPLPGAAPTAAAAAAEPGYGCGQCGERFPDLFRAVNHKEAHAAEKPYGCDACGKAFGFIENLMWHQLVHQAAPERLPPAGEAETAATAVTATVTAAAAAEQHPVVPSGERFSCGTCGQSFKQFLALVTHKYVHLVRRTLACGVCGQSFAGAYDLLLHRRSHRPKRGFSCSVCGKRFWEAALLMRHQRCHTEERPYRCAVCGRGFLRSWYLRQHKVVHTGERAYKCALCNKRFAQSSSLAEHQRLHVVARPQRCQTCGKTFRYRSNLLEHQRVHLGEKVYRCDLCGKSFFYLSSILRHQRSHDARRDLRCAACLKLFKDPKYFSKHLQTHQGGRPFKCSTCGEAFRNTYGLKKHRHGHKLERLAAALPHKDP comes from the exons atGGAGGCCAACGTGAGCGAGGAGAGCGTCCACTTCCAGAGCTACCCCTTCGACTTCCTCGACTTCCTCAACCAGCAGCGCTTCGAGCCCCCCGAGCCCTACGGCCACGAGCCCCCCaaggccccgccggcgcccgccggccccccgccgcccttcgactacccgccgccgccgccccccccggcggcccccccttCGAGCGCCCCAAGCCCAAGGACTTCAAGGCCGAGGG CTTCGCCGTCgacgtcgtcgtcgtcgtcgtcgtcatcgTCGTCGGCGAAGAAGGGGGAGGCGGCGCCGCCgttcccccccgcgccccccgcccagcccctcttcgacgccgccgccgccttcggCCCGCCCCAGTGGGGCATCGTCGACCTCTCGGGCCACCAGCACCTCTTCGGCGGCCTCAAGCGCCCGGCGGtgccgccggtgccggtgccggtgccggtgccgccggcgGTGCCGCCGCCCGGGGAGGCGGCGTCGGCCCGGGAGGAGAAGGGCTACTTCCGGCGGCTGCGGTACCTGGTGGAGCGGCGCTTCCCCTGCGGCGTCTGCCCCAAGGCCTTCAAGCAGTCGTCGCACCTGGTGCAGCACATGCTGGTGCACACGGGCGAGCGGCCCTACGAGTGCGGCACCTGCGGCCGCTCCTACAACCACGTCTCCAGCCTCGTCCGCCACCGCCGCTGCCACAGGGACGGCGCCGAGCTCCCCGCCGCCTCCACCGCCGTGTCACCCGTGCCGCCCGTGCCGCCCGTGCCgcccgtgccgccgccgccgccggaggggCCCTTCACCTGCTCGCTGTGCTGGAAGGTCTTCAAGAAGCCCAGCCACCTGCACCAGCACCAGATCATCCACACGGGCGAGAAGCCCTTCAGCTGCTCGGCGTGCGGCAAGAGCTTCAACCGCCGCGAGAGCCTCAAGCGCCACGTGAAGACCCACGCGGCCCTGCTGCGGCTGCCCTGCGCCGTCTGCGGCAAGGAGTTCCGCGACGCGGCCTACCTGCTGCGGCACCAGGCCGCCcacgccgggccccggccccaccACGCCTGCGAGGTCTGCGGCAAGGCCTACGCCGCCCCGCAGAGCCTGCTGCGGCACCGGCAGGTCCACGCCGCCGCCAaggcctcctcctccgcctcctcctcctcctcctcctccgcgtaTCCCGGCGGCTCGCAGgggccggcggcggaggcggagggCAAAGCCGGCttggcgggcgcggcggggggcctCCTCGGCGCCCacccgctgctgctgcccggcggGAAGAGCTTCTGCTGCGGCATCTGCGGCCGCGGCTTCGGGCGGCGGGAGACGCTGAAGCGGCACGAGCGCATCCACACCGGGGAGAAGCCGCACCAGTGCGCGGTGTGCGGCAAGCGCTTCCGCGAGTCCTTCCACCTCTCCAAGCACCACGTGGTGCACACGCGCGAGCGGCCCTACAAGTGCGAGCTCTGCGGCAAGGCCTTCGGCTACCCGCAGAGCCTCACGCGCCACAAGCAGATCCACCGCCTGCCGCTGCCCGGTGCCGCcccgaccgccgccgccgccgccgccgagccgggctACGGCTGCGGGCAGTGCGGCGAGCGCTTCCCCGACCTCTTCCGCGCCGTCAACCACAAGGAAGCGCACGCGGCCGAGAAGCCCTACGGCTGCGACGCCTGCGGCAAGGCCTTCGGCTTCATCGAGAACCTCATGTGGCACCAGCTGGTGCATCAGGCGGCCCCCGagcggctgccgcccgccggcgAGGCCGAGACCGCCGCGACCGCCGTGACCGCGACCgtgaccgccgccgccgcggccgagcAGCACCCGGTAGTGCCCAGCGGCGAGCGCTTCAGCTGCGGCACCTGCGGGCAGAGCTTCAAGCAGTTCCTGGCGCTGGTGACGCACAAGTACGTGCACCTGGTGCGGCGGACGCTGGCGTGCGGCGTCTGCGGGCAGAGCTTCGCCGGCGCCTACGACCTGCTGCTGCACCGCCGCAGCCACCGGCCCAAGCGGGGCTTCAGCTGCTCCGTGTGCGGCAAGCGCTTCTGGGAGGCGGCGCTGCTCATGCGGCACCAGCGCTGCCACACCGAGGAGCGGCCCTACCGCTGCGCCGTCTGCGGCCGCGGCTTCCTGCGCTCCTGGTACCTGCGGCAGCACAAGGTGGTCCACACCGGCGAGCGGGCCTACAAGTGCGCCCTGTGCAACAAGCGCTTCGCCCAGTCCTCCAGCCTGGCCGAGCACCAGCGGCTGCACGTGGtggcccggccccagcgctgccagACCTGCGGCAAGACCTTCCGCTACCGCTCCAACCTGCTGGAGCACCAGCGCGTGCACCTGGGCGAGAAGGTCTACCGCTGCGACCTCTGCGGCAAGAGCTTCTTCTACCTGTCCTCCATCCTGCGGCACCAGCGCTCGCACGACGCCCGCCGCGACCTGCGCTGCGCCGCCTGCCTCAAGCTCTTCAAGGACCCCAAGTACTTCAGCAAGCACCTGCAGACGCACCA
- the DBP gene encoding D site-binding protein, whose amino-acid sequence MEEAGGCPGRTPGPFGVPPPWERPGPLGDLEFVDLDEFLREHGLPGSPPERPPAVPPRAGAGAGAGAGAGAGEVPEAAGLLSPGGPGGPEAFDPRRRRFSQEELRPQPVARKARKIHVPEEQKDEKYWSRRSKNNAAAKRSRDARRLKENQISVRAAFLERENALLRQEVLAARQELGRYRALLARYEARHGAL is encoded by the exons ATGGAGGAGGCGGGCGGGTGCCCgggccggacgccggggccctttGGGGTGCCGCCGCCCTGGGAGCGTCCGGGGCCCCTGGGCGACCTGGAGTTCGTCGACCTGGACGAGTTCCTGCGGGAGCACGGgctgcccggcagcccccccgAGCGCCCCCCCG cggtgccgccccgcgcgggcgccggagccggagccggagccggagccggagccggggagGTGCCGGAGGCCGCGGGGCTGCtgagcccgggggggccgggggggccggaggCCTTCGACCCGCGGCGGCGCCGCTTCTCCCAGGAGGAGCTGCGGCCCCAGCCCGTCGCCAGGAAGGCCCGCAAGATCCACGTGCCCGAGGAGCAGAAG GACGAGAAGTACTGGAGCCGGCGCTCCAAGAACAACGCGGCGGCGAAGCGGTCGCGCGACGCCCGGCGCCTCAAGGAGAACCAGATCTCGGTGCGCGCCGCCTTCCTGGAGCGGGAGAACGCGCTGCTGCGGCAGGAGGTGCTGGCGGCGCGGCAGGAGCTGGGCCGCTACCGGGCGCTGCTGGCCCGCTACGAGGCCCGGCACGGCGCCCTCTGA